In a single window of the Flavobacterium sp. W4I14 genome:
- a CDS encoding uncharacterized protein YdaT (product_source=COG4876; cog=COG4876), with protein MPWYNGDYPPSYKNQPAPLREKAIEIANALLAEGVEEGIAIATGLKRARQFFSGSEDGKSDLKDIASDNNTLESEDFGAKER; from the coding sequence ATGCCGTGGTATAATGGAGATTACCCGCCATCATATAAAAATCAACCTGCCCCTCTTAGGGAAAAAGCCATTGAAATAGCAAATGCGCTGTTGGCTGAAGGAGTGGAAGAGGGAATCGCAATTGCTACCGGTCTGAAAAGGGCCAGACAGTTTTTTAGTGGTTCAGAAGATGGGAAAAGCGATCTTAAAGACATTGCGAGCGATAACAATACATTGGAGTCCGAAGACTTTGGAGCTAAGGAACGGTAG